The Catenulispora sp. EB89 genome has a segment encoding these proteins:
- a CDS encoding DUF1684 domain-containing protein, with protein MPETEPTTKTRPAPAEWNQWAEKRDASVSAEFGVLALVATHWLEDGAATRIDGLPGVWAADEARASVTVTATSGDALLVEDVPVDGVRLLNPDLAADPTVLFHHGRKLVPIVREGALAVRVYDPEAANRRGFAGIERFPYDPALVFEARYEPYVHGHVERVLNADGKERGLALDGDLVFEHDGAEYRLAVTEGSDGFDVTFGDGTNGPDTFGFRQLAVAAPESGSGTTRLDFNRAQLPPCAFSDHFICPVPPVGNRLELAVAAGEKRRAARP; from the coding sequence ATGCCCGAGACGGAGCCGACCACGAAGACCCGCCCCGCGCCGGCGGAGTGGAATCAGTGGGCTGAGAAGCGCGACGCGTCCGTCTCCGCCGAGTTCGGGGTCCTCGCGCTGGTCGCCACGCACTGGCTGGAGGACGGCGCCGCGACGCGGATCGACGGGCTGCCGGGCGTGTGGGCCGCCGACGAGGCGCGGGCGAGCGTCACCGTCACCGCCACGTCGGGTGACGCGTTGCTGGTCGAGGACGTTCCGGTCGACGGCGTGCGGCTGCTGAACCCCGACCTCGCGGCGGATCCGACCGTGCTGTTCCACCACGGGCGCAAGCTGGTGCCGATCGTGCGCGAGGGCGCCCTCGCGGTCCGGGTGTACGACCCGGAGGCCGCGAACCGCCGCGGCTTCGCCGGGATCGAGCGCTTCCCCTACGACCCGGCGCTGGTCTTCGAGGCACGATACGAGCCCTACGTCCACGGCCACGTCGAGCGCGTGCTGAACGCCGACGGCAAGGAGCGCGGGCTGGCGCTGGACGGCGACCTCGTCTTCGAGCACGACGGCGCGGAGTATCGGCTCGCGGTGACGGAGGGGAGCGACGGGTTCGACGTCACCTTCGGCGACGGCACCAACGGGCCCGACACGTTCGGCTTCCGCCAGCTCGCCGTCGCCGCGCCGGAGTCCGGAAGCGGGACGACGCGTTTGGACTTCAACCGCGCGCAGCTGCCGCCGTGTGCCTTCAGCGACCACTTCATCTGCCCGGTGCCGCCGGTCGGCAACCGGCTGGAGCTGGCGGTGGCCGCGGGGGAGAAGCGGCGCGCGGCACGGCCCTGA